Proteins found in one Streptomyces sp. CB09001 genomic segment:
- a CDS encoding RNA-guided endonuclease TnpB family protein has product MAQVGAEGGRARYTYRLRVSSTARARLASEWGRCRWLWNECVAKSRAVHLHNRASGERVTCGPAQLDRMLTEARSRTPWLREGSCVPQQQIIRDFGRSRAKAQQDMTASLPAARRAGMPTWKTRRESPATLNYTRRGFRLKDGRLHLAGGIVLHVVWSRELPDEPSSVRVYQDSLGHWYASFVVPAQVQPLPKTGRVLGVDWGVKETATTTSDAHDLPHPVHGGKSKEKLTRYDRMMARRRPKKGTPGSRGYRAARRLRAKAYKKVARQRADTGRKWAKKVVRDHDAVAVEDFRPKFLARSTMARKAADAAIGATKDALIEMGRKHGRDIRLVHPAYTTMDCAQCGARAKHTLPLGERTHTCTACGTTAPRDKNSARVMLVRAGLNPAGADGGGPPGAPLQEAA; this is encoded by the coding sequence ATGGCGCAGGTGGGGGCGGAGGGCGGTCGTGCCCGGTACACGTACCGGTTGCGGGTGTCGTCCACGGCTCGTGCCCGTCTGGCGTCGGAGTGGGGCCGCTGCCGCTGGCTGTGGAACGAGTGCGTCGCCAAGTCCAGGGCCGTGCATCTGCACAACAGGGCGAGTGGCGAGAGGGTCACGTGCGGTCCGGCGCAGCTGGACCGGATGCTGACCGAGGCCCGTTCCCGTACGCCGTGGCTGCGGGAGGGCTCCTGCGTTCCCCAGCAGCAGATCATCCGTGACTTCGGTCGCTCCCGCGCCAAGGCCCAGCAAGACATGACAGCGAGCCTGCCCGCGGCGCGCCGAGCCGGGATGCCGACATGGAAGACCCGGCGTGAGTCACCGGCGACCCTGAACTACACCCGGCGCGGGTTCCGGCTGAAGGACGGCCGACTGCACCTGGCGGGCGGAATCGTCCTGCACGTGGTGTGGTCGCGGGAGCTGCCCGACGAGCCGTCCTCCGTACGCGTCTATCAGGACAGCCTCGGACACTGGTACGCCTCTTTCGTTGTCCCCGCCCAGGTCCAGCCTCTGCCGAAGACCGGCCGTGTCCTGGGTGTCGACTGGGGTGTGAAGGAGACGGCGACCACCACGTCCGACGCGCACGACCTGCCGCACCCCGTACACGGCGGGAAGTCAAAGGAGAAGCTCACCCGGTACGACCGGATGATGGCCCGTCGCAGGCCGAAGAAGGGGACGCCCGGATCGAGGGGCTACCGTGCGGCGAGGAGGCTGCGGGCGAAGGCGTACAAGAAAGTCGCCCGGCAGCGTGCGGACACCGGCCGCAAGTGGGCCAAGAAGGTCGTCCGCGACCACGATGCCGTAGCGGTGGAGGACTTCCGGCCGAAGTTCCTGGCTCGGTCGACGATGGCCCGCAAGGCCGCGGACGCCGCCATCGGCGCCACCAAGGACGCTCTGATCGAGATGGGACGCAAGCACGGGCGGGACATCCGCCTGGTCCACCCCGCGTACACCACGATGGACTGCGCGCAGTGCGGAGCGAGAGCCAAGCACACACTGCCGCTGGGTGAACGCACCCACACCTGCACCGCCTGCGGAACCACAGCCCCACGGGACAAGAACTCCGCACGCGTCATGCTCGTCCGGGCTGGTCTCAACCCGGCTGGCGCCGATGGCGGAGGACCTCCTGGAGCGCCGCTCCAGGAGGCAGCCTGA
- a CDS encoding Rrf2 family transcriptional regulator — MRISARADYAVRAVLELAVRQDGCPVKAEDVAAVQDIPHKFLEGILGDLRRGGVVESRRGGGGGYRLARGASEITVADVIRAVDGPIVSVRGERPTELVYTGTAGPLLPLWVALRANVRRILEGVTIADLAADALPGPVRELAAEPAAWENP, encoded by the coding sequence ATGAGGATCTCGGCGCGTGCGGACTACGCGGTACGGGCGGTACTGGAACTGGCCGTCCGGCAGGACGGTTGCCCGGTCAAGGCGGAGGACGTGGCCGCCGTCCAGGACATTCCGCACAAGTTTCTGGAGGGGATCCTCGGGGACCTCAGGCGCGGCGGCGTCGTGGAGAGCCGGCGCGGCGGAGGCGGCGGGTACCGGCTGGCGCGCGGGGCGTCGGAGATCACCGTGGCGGACGTGATCCGGGCGGTGGACGGCCCGATCGTCTCGGTGCGCGGGGAGCGGCCGACGGAGCTGGTGTACACGGGCACGGCGGGGCCCCTGCTGCCGCTGTGGGTGGCGCTGCGCGCCAACGTGCGCAGGATCCTGGAGGGCGTGACGATCGCGGACCTCGCGGCGGACGCGCTGCCGGGCCCGGTGCGGGAGCTGGCGGCGGAACCGGCTGCGTGGGAGAACCCGTAG
- a CDS encoding beta-galactosidase: MELSRPSRLGRRAFSALAGTTVLGLALGGSTALSASGAPGPAPTGPPPGPPGADGARHRVALDRHSLLVDGRRLALWSGELHPFRLPSPSLWRDVLQKMRAYGHNAVDIRLAWNQHSPAPGAYDFTGVRDLGLFLRTAAECGLYVVLHPGPYIGAGVDAGGLPGWLTTVGGRAGTTGPAYLRHAEEWLGRVNAVAARHLFTRGTGTVLLYRADAPGRAGLDRLRARMRADGIDVPLLHGDTPPAREDPVPVRDVAEARRVHFDRLARGSTPHHVPMAFGGSSWGWLPAPSAPSPTYDPTAPIDEARRPTDRLAPLHQLGHLLRHVPDFTRMNEAEAVRATDARVRVRHLVNPDTGAHAYVLRNDSAADVTSTLPMGGADVEVTVPARDAKLFATGLRLGSGRKLAYATVQPMLAMSVGRLDIAAFVGRAGETAHLVLDCPDEPWPTRLDEEAAWAFDRGQLHVTVPLQEDRLTRVRVRSGDTDRTLLLIVADDAASLRLWPYETPSGRVLVRGPELLREAALDGATIRLTGDTVAERELEVWAPPGITDVTWNGEAVQSGLGRALSLMAVWPLPGVPGLVLPALDGWRRHTENFESRPDYGDEGWTVADRRATHGATPVPDGRPVLFADDYGFHYGDVWYRARLTGATGLERVSLSYRTGADGLLMAWLDGVPLGSHRPGGAGDGKGTWTGTAAFGLPEDLRAGLRRTAGSGAGEGSKGGEGDDGAVLSVLVRRTQHGQDAYREARGLTSAAFEGASPGVRWRIMGAAAPDPVRGPLNNGGLYGERHGWHLPGYDDGGWERVSPAVLPGGDRRQGVTWYRTTFRLDVPPEIDASVGLRLDGPPDRGTGAHRVQVFLNGWNLGAYVGDRTGAPHTFVLPNGILRTRAAANTLALAVLSGGGAPSGPGSVRLELLGGAAGGVPVKPVPSPGRPRG; this comes from the coding sequence TTGGAGCTCAGCAGGCCCAGCAGGCTCGGCAGAAGAGCGTTCAGCGCCCTCGCGGGCACCACCGTCCTCGGTCTCGCGCTCGGCGGCAGCACGGCGCTGTCCGCCTCCGGCGCCCCGGGCCCCGCACCCACCGGGCCGCCGCCCGGCCCGCCCGGCGCCGACGGCGCCCGTCACCGGGTCGCGCTGGACCGGCACTCGCTGCTGGTGGACGGCAGGCGGCTGGCCCTGTGGTCCGGCGAACTGCACCCCTTCCGGCTGCCGAGCCCGTCCCTGTGGCGGGACGTGCTCCAGAAGATGCGGGCCTACGGCCACAACGCGGTCGACATCCGCCTCGCCTGGAACCAGCACTCGCCCGCTCCGGGCGCGTACGACTTCACCGGCGTCCGCGACCTCGGGCTGTTCCTGCGCACGGCCGCCGAGTGCGGTCTGTACGTCGTCCTGCACCCCGGCCCGTACATCGGCGCCGGCGTGGACGCCGGAGGCCTGCCCGGCTGGCTGACGACCGTCGGGGGCCGGGCCGGGACCACCGGCCCGGCGTACCTGCGCCACGCCGAGGAGTGGCTGGGCCGGGTCAACGCCGTCGCCGCCCGGCACCTGTTCACCCGGGGCACCGGCACGGTGCTGCTCTACCGGGCCGACGCCCCCGGGCGGGCCGGCCTGGACCGGCTGCGCGCGAGGATGCGCGCCGACGGCATCGACGTGCCCCTGCTGCACGGTGACACGCCGCCCGCCCGGGAGGACCCGGTGCCGGTCCGGGACGTCGCCGAGGCGCGTCGGGTCCACTTCGACCGCCTGGCGCGGGGGAGCACCCCGCACCACGTCCCCATGGCGTTCGGCGGCAGCTCGTGGGGGTGGCTGCCCGCGCCCTCGGCGCCCTCGCCGACGTACGACCCCACCGCGCCCATCGACGAGGCGCGGCGGCCGACGGACAGGCTCGCGCCGCTCCACCAGCTCGGCCACCTGCTGCGCCACGTACCGGACTTCACCCGGATGAACGAGGCGGAGGCGGTCCGGGCCACGGATGCCAGGGTCCGGGTACGGCACCTGGTCAACCCGGACACCGGGGCGCACGCCTACGTCCTGCGCAACGACTCCGCCGCCGACGTCACCTCGACCCTCCCCATGGGCGGGGCCGACGTGGAGGTCACCGTGCCCGCCCGGGACGCCAAGCTCTTCGCCACCGGCCTGCGCCTGGGCTCGGGGCGCAAGCTGGCGTACGCCACCGTGCAGCCCATGCTGGCCATGAGCGTCGGGCGGCTGGACATCGCCGCGTTCGTGGGGCGGGCCGGCGAGACGGCGCACCTGGTCCTGGACTGTCCGGACGAGCCGTGGCCGACCCGGCTGGACGAGGAGGCCGCCTGGGCCTTCGACCGCGGGCAGCTGCACGTGACCGTGCCGCTCCAGGAGGACCGGCTGACCCGGGTGCGGGTGCGCAGCGGCGACACCGACCGCACCCTGCTGCTGATCGTCGCCGACGACGCGGCCTCGCTGCGGCTGTGGCCGTACGAGACGCCGTCGGGCCGGGTCCTGGTGCGCGGCCCGGAGCTGCTGCGCGAGGCCGCCCTGGACGGTGCCACGATCCGGCTGACCGGTGACACGGTCGCCGAGCGCGAGCTGGAGGTGTGGGCGCCGCCCGGCATCACCGACGTCACCTGGAACGGCGAGGCGGTGCAGTCGGGCCTGGGCCGCGCCCTGAGCCTGATGGCCGTGTGGCCGCTGCCGGGCGTGCCCGGCCTGGTGCTGCCCGCGCTGGACGGCTGGCGCCGGCACACGGAGAACTTCGAGTCCCGGCCCGACTACGGCGACGAGGGGTGGACGGTCGCCGACCGGCGCGCGACGCACGGCGCGACCCCGGTCCCCGACGGCCGGCCGGTGCTCTTCGCCGACGACTACGGCTTCCACTACGGGGACGTCTGGTACCGCGCCCGCCTCACCGGCGCCACGGGTCTTGAGCGGGTGTCCCTCTCGTACCGCACGGGCGCGGACGGCCTGCTGATGGCCTGGCTGGACGGGGTGCCGCTGGGCAGCCACCGGCCGGGCGGGGCGGGTGACGGGAAGGGCACGTGGACCGGCACGGCCGCCTTCGGGCTGCCGGAGGACCTGCGCGCCGGGCTGCGGCGGACCGCCGGGAGCGGGGCGGGCGAGGGGAGCAAGGGCGGCGAAGGGGACGACGGCGCCGTCCTGTCGGTCCTGGTCCGGCGCACCCAGCACGGCCAGGACGCGTACCGGGAGGCCCGCGGGCTGACGTCGGCCGCTTTCGAGGGCGCCTCGCCCGGGGTGCGCTGGCGGATCATGGGCGCGGCCGCCCCCGACCCGGTGCGCGGGCCGCTCAACAACGGCGGGCTGTACGGGGAGCGCCACGGCTGGCACCTGCCCGGGTACGACGACGGCGGGTGGGAGCGGGTGTCCCCGGCGGTGCTGCCCGGCGGGGACCGGCGCCAGGGCGTGACCTGGTACCGGACCACGTTCCGCCTGGACGTCCCGCCGGAGATCGACGCCTCGGTGGGGCTGCGCCTCGACGGCCCCCCGGACCGCGGCACCGGTGCCCACCGCGTCCAGGTCTTCCTGAACGGCTGGAACCTGGGCGCGTACGTGGGCGACCGCACGGGCGCGCCGCACACCTTCGTCCTGCCGAACGGCATCCTGCGCACCCGTGCCGCCGCCAACACCCTGGCCCTCGCGGTCCTGTCCGGCGGCGGCGCGCCGTCGGGCCCCGGCTCCGTGCGCCTGGAACTCCTGGGCGGCGCGGCCGGAGGAGTGCCGGTGAAGCCCGTCCCCTCCCCCGGCCGTCCCCGCGGCTGA
- a CDS encoding alpha-N-arabinofuranosidase, translated as MRTARFTLDPAFTVGAVNPRLFGSFVEHLGRCVYTGIFEPGHPTADAAGLRQDVLELVRELGVTAVRYPGGNFVSGYKWEDSVGPVEDRPRRLDLAWRSTETNRFGLSEYIAFLKKIGPQAEPMMAVNLGTRGVAEALELQEYANHPAGTALSDLRAEHGDKDPFGIRLWCLGNEMDGPWQTGHKTAEEYGRLAAETARAMRQIDPDVELVACGSSGQSMETFAEWEATVLQETYDLVDHISLHAYYEPHDGDVDSFLASAVDMESFIENVVATCDHVGARLKSKKKIDLSFDEWNVWYMSRTEAQVSALDWPEAPRLLEDNYSVMDAVVFGSLLIALLRHADRVTVACLAQLVNVIAPIMTEPGGPAWRQTTFFPFSQASKHGRGEVLDVRVDSPTYETGKYGEADLLHATAVRAEDGSVTVFAVNRSRTGALPLEVALSGLELTEVVEHSALADADPDARNTLAEPERVVPHPVDGTSLRDGRLTAALEPLSWNVIRLR; from the coding sequence ATGCGCACCGCCCGCTTCACCCTCGACCCCGCCTTCACCGTCGGCGCCGTCAACCCCCGTCTCTTCGGCTCCTTCGTCGAACACCTCGGACGCTGCGTGTACACCGGCATCTTCGAACCCGGCCACCCCACCGCGGACGCCGCGGGCCTGCGCCAGGACGTGCTGGAGCTGGTCCGCGAACTCGGCGTCACCGCCGTCCGCTACCCCGGCGGCAACTTCGTCTCCGGCTACAAGTGGGAGGACTCGGTCGGCCCGGTGGAGGACCGCCCGCGCCGCCTCGACCTCGCCTGGCGCTCCACCGAGACCAACCGCTTCGGCCTCTCCGAGTACATCGCCTTCCTCAAGAAGATCGGCCCGCAGGCCGAGCCCATGATGGCGGTCAACCTCGGCACCCGCGGCGTCGCCGAGGCACTCGAACTCCAGGAGTACGCCAACCACCCCGCCGGCACGGCCCTGTCCGACCTGCGCGCCGAGCACGGCGACAAGGACCCCTTCGGCATCCGGCTCTGGTGCCTGGGCAACGAGATGGACGGCCCCTGGCAGACCGGCCACAAGACCGCCGAGGAGTACGGCCGCCTCGCCGCCGAGACCGCCCGCGCCATGCGCCAGATCGACCCGGACGTCGAACTGGTCGCGTGCGGGTCGTCCGGGCAGTCCATGGAGACCTTCGCCGAGTGGGAGGCGACGGTCCTGCAGGAGACCTACGACCTGGTCGACCACATCTCGCTGCACGCCTACTACGAGCCGCACGACGGGGACGTCGACTCCTTCCTCGCCTCCGCCGTGGACATGGAGTCGTTCATCGAGAACGTCGTCGCCACCTGCGACCACGTCGGCGCCCGCCTCAAGTCGAAGAAGAAGATCGACCTCTCCTTCGACGAGTGGAACGTCTGGTACATGAGCCGGACCGAGGCCCAGGTGAGCGCCCTGGACTGGCCCGAGGCGCCCCGCCTGCTCGAGGACAACTACAGCGTCATGGACGCGGTCGTCTTCGGCTCGCTCCTGATCGCCCTGCTGCGGCACGCCGACCGCGTCACCGTGGCCTGCCTCGCGCAGCTCGTCAACGTCATCGCCCCGATCATGACCGAGCCGGGCGGCCCGGCCTGGCGCCAGACGACGTTCTTCCCCTTCTCCCAGGCCTCGAAGCACGGCCGCGGCGAGGTGCTCGACGTGCGGGTGGACTCACCCACGTACGAGACGGGCAAGTACGGCGAGGCCGACCTGCTGCACGCCACCGCCGTGCGCGCCGAGGACGGCTCGGTGACCGTCTTCGCCGTCAACCGCTCCCGCACCGGGGCCCTCCCGCTGGAGGTCGCCCTGAGCGGCCTGGAGCTGACGGAGGTCGTCGAGCACAGCGCCCTCGCGGACGCCGACCCCGACGCCCGCAACACCCTCGCCGAGCCCGAGCGCGTCGTCCCGCACCCGGTGGACGGCACCTCCCTGCGGGACGGCCGGCTCACCGCCGCCCTGGAACCGCTGTCCTGGAACGTGATCCGGCTGCGCTGA
- a CDS encoding carbohydrate ABC transporter permease, translating into MTTAAPPVRTRPRRSWTPGQIVLTLLGTAVSAVFLAPLAWALFTSLKSETEAVEVPTHWLPDDWTGQAWKALFETGNITDWFVNSLVVSVCVTTVVLLVAALAGYGFARTEFRGKGLLMGVVMAGLMVSPAVLGVPLFTTVQQMGMVDTYWGMILPQCAPAAMVYILYKFFQGIPRELEEAAFIDGAGRWRVFFTIIVPLSRPSLAAVGIFTFISSWNNFLWPYMVTNNPDLMTMPNGIATVMNSYGIQWAQLMAGGLMAGLPLIVVFVFFQRQIVAGVAHTGLAGQ; encoded by the coding sequence ATGACCACCGCCGCACCGCCGGTCCGCACCCGCCCCCGCCGGAGCTGGACCCCCGGCCAGATCGTGCTCACGCTCCTCGGCACCGCCGTGTCCGCGGTGTTCCTCGCCCCGCTCGCCTGGGCCCTGTTCACCTCGCTCAAGTCGGAGACCGAGGCGGTCGAGGTGCCCACGCACTGGCTGCCCGACGACTGGACCGGGCAGGCCTGGAAGGCCCTCTTCGAGACCGGCAACATCACCGACTGGTTCGTCAACTCGCTGGTCGTGTCGGTGTGCGTGACGACGGTCGTGCTGCTGGTCGCCGCGCTCGCCGGATACGGCTTCGCCCGCACCGAGTTCCGGGGCAAGGGCCTCCTGATGGGCGTGGTGATGGCGGGCCTCATGGTCTCCCCGGCCGTGCTCGGCGTCCCGCTGTTCACCACCGTCCAGCAGATGGGGATGGTCGACACCTACTGGGGCATGATCCTGCCGCAGTGCGCGCCCGCCGCGATGGTCTACATCCTCTACAAGTTCTTCCAGGGCATCCCGCGCGAGCTGGAGGAGGCCGCCTTCATCGACGGCGCGGGCCGCTGGCGCGTCTTCTTCACGATCATCGTGCCGCTGTCCCGCCCCTCGCTCGCGGCGGTCGGCATCTTCACCTTCATCAGCTCCTGGAACAACTTCCTGTGGCCCTACATGGTCACCAACAACCCCGACCTGATGACCATGCCGAACGGCATCGCGACCGTCATGAACTCCTACGGCATCCAGTGGGCCCAGCTCATGGCCGGCGGCCTGATGGCCGGCCTGCCGCTGATCGTCGTCTTCGTCTTCTTCCAGCGCCAGATCGTGGCGGGCGTCGCCCACACGGGCCTGGCCGGCCAGTAG
- a CDS encoding sugar ABC transporter permease, which yields MTATSAETIVRPTRARTAADSAGVRRRQGFQHGGWFVAPFLALFALFVVWPLLRGLYLSFTDANISGDSANFIGLDNYREALKDPLMWDALGHSAYFTLLVVPCITVLALLLAMLAHHIERGKWLWRLCFFLPFLLPSTVAANLWQWLFNPGTGMVNHVFGLETPWLTDKSYAMLAVVITTLWWTVGFSFLLYLAALQGIPAHLYEAAKLDGANAWHRILHITLPMLRNITGLVLALQILASLQVFDQAVVMQDFGPGPEDSTRTFVQYTLEQGFTSYRVGYASAISIIFFVLIAAVALARMWLLRNREEGGR from the coding sequence ATGACCGCCACCAGCGCCGAAACGATCGTCCGCCCGACGCGGGCGAGGACCGCCGCCGACAGCGCCGGCGTCCGCCGCAGGCAGGGCTTCCAGCACGGCGGCTGGTTCGTCGCCCCGTTCCTCGCGCTCTTCGCGCTCTTCGTGGTCTGGCCGCTGCTGCGCGGCCTCTACCTCAGCTTCACCGACGCCAACATCTCCGGCGACAGCGCGAACTTCATCGGCCTCGACAACTACCGCGAGGCCCTGAAGGACCCCCTGATGTGGGACGCGCTCGGCCACAGCGCGTACTTCACGCTGCTCGTCGTGCCCTGCATCACCGTCCTCGCCCTCCTCCTCGCGATGCTGGCCCACCACATCGAGCGCGGCAAGTGGCTGTGGCGGCTCTGCTTCTTCCTGCCGTTCCTGCTGCCCTCCACCGTCGCCGCGAACCTGTGGCAGTGGCTGTTCAACCCCGGCACCGGCATGGTCAACCACGTCTTCGGCCTCGAGACGCCCTGGCTGACCGACAAGTCGTACGCCATGCTCGCGGTCGTCATCACCACCCTGTGGTGGACCGTCGGCTTCAGCTTCCTGCTCTACCTCGCCGCGCTCCAGGGCATCCCCGCCCACCTCTACGAGGCCGCCAAACTGGACGGCGCGAACGCCTGGCACCGCATCCTGCACATCACGCTGCCGATGCTGCGCAACATCACCGGCCTCGTGCTCGCCCTGCAGATCCTCGCCTCCCTCCAGGTCTTCGACCAGGCCGTCGTCATGCAGGACTTCGGACCCGGCCCGGAGGACTCGACCCGCACCTTCGTGCAGTACACGCTCGAACAGGGCTTCACCAGCTACCGCGTGGGCTACGCCTCCGCGATCTCCATCATCTTCTTCGTGCTCATCGCGGCCGTCGCCCTCGCCCGGATGTGGCTGCTGCGCAACCGTGAGGAGGGCGGCCGATGA
- a CDS encoding extracellular solute-binding protein has protein sequence MGRPGLNRRHFLAAAGGLTVAGSFGFAALGTGADALASGADTRVRYWNLFSGGDGYNMIAMLDSFRKDNPGIDVKDSTLQWGSPFYTKLAMAAAGNRAPDLGVMHLGRVTGFSPGRLLDPWDPALLAKYGVRERDFNPELWKRAVIGGKLYALPLDIHVQLCFYRKDVLKKAGLLGEDGRIVPVTSTEEWFDVLKEARKATAKGLQTIGLWHNDQNFQWWFFVAFYTQLGGTWFNDAKTEVTFDTDKAVQVLEFLRKHVADGYANPSFGGGAGAEQFVNGSPFAWEGNWSVPVFDAAKLDYGATPLPPVFGRRATHAESHSFVLPHQADRGGAANEGAHRLAAYVVKHARQWAAGGHIPAYTPTLSTAAYRELQPQNEYVSAMDHQATEPKVWFAGSTGILAQRVGPVVVSSTTGSAKPEAAARRMKGTLTELLAMKNPMDGRTAAQGGSAA, from the coding sequence ATGGGACGACCTGGCCTGAATCGCAGGCACTTTCTGGCCGCGGCCGGCGGACTGACGGTCGCGGGCAGCTTCGGCTTCGCGGCGCTCGGTACCGGCGCCGACGCGCTCGCCTCGGGAGCGGACACCCGGGTGCGCTACTGGAACCTCTTCAGCGGCGGCGACGGATACAACATGATCGCGATGCTGGACTCCTTCCGTAAGGACAACCCCGGCATCGACGTGAAGGACTCCACCCTCCAGTGGGGCAGCCCCTTCTACACCAAGCTCGCCATGGCCGCCGCCGGCAACCGCGCGCCCGACCTCGGCGTCATGCACCTCGGCCGCGTCACCGGCTTCTCGCCCGGCCGCCTCCTCGACCCCTGGGACCCCGCGCTGCTCGCCAAGTACGGCGTGCGCGAGCGGGACTTCAACCCGGAGCTGTGGAAGCGCGCCGTCATCGGCGGCAAGCTCTACGCCCTCCCGCTCGACATCCACGTCCAGCTCTGCTTCTACCGCAAGGACGTGCTGAAGAAGGCGGGCCTGCTCGGCGAGGACGGCCGGATCGTGCCGGTCACCTCCACCGAGGAGTGGTTCGACGTGCTCAAGGAGGCCAGGAAGGCCACCGCCAAGGGGCTCCAGACCATCGGCCTGTGGCACAACGACCAGAACTTCCAGTGGTGGTTCTTCGTCGCCTTCTACACCCAGCTCGGCGGCACCTGGTTCAACGACGCCAAGACCGAGGTCACCTTCGACACCGACAAGGCCGTCCAGGTCCTGGAGTTCCTGCGCAAGCACGTCGCCGACGGGTACGCCAACCCCTCCTTCGGCGGCGGCGCCGGCGCCGAACAGTTCGTCAACGGCTCCCCCTTCGCCTGGGAGGGCAACTGGTCCGTGCCGGTCTTCGACGCCGCGAAACTCGACTACGGCGCCACCCCGCTGCCGCCCGTCTTCGGCAGGCGCGCCACCCACGCCGAGTCCCACTCCTTCGTCCTGCCGCACCAGGCCGACCGCGGCGGCGCCGCCAACGAGGGCGCACACCGGCTCGCCGCCTACGTCGTCAAGCACGCCCGGCAGTGGGCGGCCGGCGGACACATCCCCGCCTACACGCCGACCCTGTCCACCGCCGCGTACCGGGAACTCCAGCCGCAGAACGAGTACGTCTCGGCCATGGACCACCAGGCCACCGAGCCCAAGGTGTGGTTCGCCGGGTCCACCGGCATCCTCGCCCAGCGGGTCGGCCCGGTCGTCGTCTCCTCGACGACGGGCTCCGCCAAGCCCGAGGCCGCCGCCCGCCGGATGAAGGGCACGCTCACCGAACTGCTCGCCATGAAGAACCCCATGGACGGCCGCACCGCCGCGCAGGGAGGCAGCGCCGCATGA
- a CDS encoding toxin, which produces MRTRKEMRRLADALIDPIEVAVPADPEVLFEALVASVSAWRGREVVVHRAAFPPHTASGLWLERESHDDVVVDERAAVWHQIVILCHEVWHMSRRRAEGGAAAEADDRSRAVAARTDFSLAEEQEADRFGMLMGSRLRTWLDASTDSVFAAEGGGPASPESLAGRIGAALNYRGTTG; this is translated from the coding sequence GTGCGTACCAGGAAGGAGATGCGTCGCCTCGCTGACGCTCTCATCGACCCCATCGAGGTGGCCGTGCCGGCCGACCCCGAGGTGCTGTTCGAGGCACTCGTCGCCTCCGTCAGCGCGTGGCGGGGACGGGAGGTGGTCGTGCACCGGGCGGCGTTCCCGCCGCACACCGCGAGCGGGCTGTGGCTCGAGCGGGAGAGCCACGACGACGTGGTGGTCGACGAACGCGCGGCCGTCTGGCACCAGATCGTGATCCTCTGCCACGAGGTGTGGCACATGAGCCGCCGTCGGGCGGAGGGTGGGGCGGCGGCGGAGGCGGACGACCGGTCCCGGGCGGTGGCCGCGCGCACCGACTTCTCCCTGGCCGAGGAACAGGAGGCGGACCGCTTCGGCATGCTGATGGGCAGCCGGCTGCGCACCTGGCTGGACGCCTCCACCGACTCGGTGTTCGCCGCGGAGGGCGGCGGCCCGGCCAGCCCGGAGAGCCTCGCCGGCCGCATCGGGGCCGCGCTCAACTACCGCGGGACGACCGGATGA
- a CDS encoding MAB_1171c family putative transporter — MNGLINYVSCAALWLGLAVRAPDLLRHRHDPYLRAICTVLGLAGLCFLLGAPPTVGAVNRLSGVPNLAAPVTYAAITGYCAASQVLVVHWRGGPRVRQTARRWTLAYAVVVLGVAVTFVLGDAPVERRTDLDTYYATTPFIAQMIVLYLVAHLSAATVTTVSALRWARQVRGGLRVGLTLIGVGSLCGAGYSAAKLVAVGARWSGHDWSALGTTVSPAAAGLGALLVVVGVLVPLVTPRAAEWRRAGRAYARLGPLERALDDLLVRRALRLPRPRFASPATLLMWRRTSIHNALGHLDAYCDRDLYDRTRAGTLAATGDPELAGASAWAAVIVDALRHEADAARVPPPSVGTGRPLAPSPDPAALARISDVLAGAVRVPAATAVPGGRTTAGTA; from the coding sequence ATGAACGGCCTGATCAACTATGTCAGTTGCGCGGCGCTCTGGCTCGGCCTCGCGGTGCGGGCCCCCGACCTGCTGCGGCACCGGCACGATCCCTATCTGCGGGCCATCTGCACGGTGCTGGGACTGGCCGGGCTCTGCTTCCTGCTCGGAGCACCGCCGACGGTCGGCGCCGTCAACCGGCTGAGCGGCGTGCCCAACCTCGCGGCGCCGGTCACCTACGCGGCGATCACCGGATACTGCGCCGCCTCCCAGGTCCTCGTCGTGCACTGGCGCGGCGGACCCCGGGTGCGCCAGACCGCCCGCCGGTGGACGCTCGCCTACGCCGTCGTGGTCCTCGGCGTCGCGGTGACCTTCGTGCTCGGCGACGCGCCCGTGGAGCGCCGTACCGATCTGGACACCTACTACGCGACGACCCCGTTCATCGCCCAGATGATCGTGCTGTACCTGGTCGCGCACCTGAGCGCGGCGACCGTCACGACGGTGTCCGCGCTGCGCTGGGCCCGGCAGGTGCGCGGCGGGCTGCGGGTGGGCCTGACGCTGATCGGGGTGGGTTCACTGTGCGGCGCCGGCTACAGCGCCGCCAAGCTCGTCGCGGTGGGCGCCCGCTGGTCCGGGCACGACTGGTCGGCGCTGGGCACCACGGTCTCCCCGGCCGCCGCCGGCCTCGGCGCCCTGCTGGTGGTCGTCGGGGTCCTGGTGCCGCTGGTGACCCCGCGGGCGGCCGAGTGGCGGCGGGCGGGGCGCGCGTACGCCCGCCTCGGGCCGTTGGAGCGGGCGCTGGACGACCTGCTCGTCCGCCGGGCGCTGCGGCTGCCGCGCCCGCGGTTCGCCTCGCCGGCCACCCTCCTGATGTGGCGCCGGACGAGCATCCACAACGCACTCGGTCACCTGGACGCGTACTGCGACCGGGACCTGTACGACCGGACCCGCGCCGGCACGCTGGCCGCGACGGGCGATCCCGAACTGGCCGGGGCGAGCGCCTGGGCCGCGGTGATCGTCGACGCGCTGCGGCACGAGGCCGACGCCGCGAGGGTGCCGCCGCCCTCCGTCGGCACCGGCCGCCCCCTGGCCCCGTCGCCGGACCCGGCGGCCCTCGCGAGGATCTCCGACGTGCTCGCCGGCGCCGTGCGGGTACCGGCGGCGACCGCCGTGCCGGGCGGCAGGACGACGGCGGGCACCGCGTGA